Sequence from the Clostridium botulinum genome:
AACTTATTAAATTATAAATGGGGGCTATATTATGAAAAAAGATTTATTAAAAATGGATGATTTGTCTAAAGAAGAAATTTTAGAAATTTTAAATTTAGCGGATCAATTAAAATACGAACAAAAACATGGAATTGAACATAAACATTTAAAAGGAAAAAGCTTAGGTATGATATTTGAAAAATCATCAACTAGAACTAGGGTTTCTTTTGAAGTTGGCATGTATCAGCTTGGAGGAAATGCATTATTTTTAAGCAATAGAGATTTACAAATAGGACGTGGCGAACCTATTGAAGATACTGCACGAGTTTTATCAAGATTTCTAAATGGAATAATGATCAGGACTTTTTCTCAAGATGGTATTGAAACTTTAGCTAAATATTCTTCCATTCCTATAATAAATGGCTTAACTGATGATGAACACCCATGCCAAGTATTAGCTGATTTAATGACAATTAGAGAATATAAAAACATTCTTGAAGGTTTAAATGTTGCATTTATTGGTGATGGAAACAACATGGCTAATTCTTTAATGATTGGTTGTTTAAAAGTTGGTATGAATTTCTCTATTGCTTCACCAAAAGATTATACAGTAAATGAAACTTACTTATCTAGAGCCAAAGAGATTGCAAAAAAAGAATGTGTAAATTTAAAATCTACTACTTCGCCTTTTGAAGCTGCAAAAGATGCTGATGTAATAATCACAGATGTTTGGGCAAGTATGGGGCAAGAGGAAGAACAAACTTTAAGGATAAAAGCATTTAATGGCTTTCAAATCAATGATAAATTAATGAATTTTGCTAAAAGTAATGCAATTGTTCTACATTGTTTGCCTGCTCATAGAGAAGAAGAAATTACAGCAAAAGTTTTAGAAGAACATTCTAAAGAAATATTTGATGAATCTGAAAATAGATTACATGCGCAGAAAGCTGTACTTGTTAAATTTATGAAATAATAAATAATTAAAAACATTTTTTAATAAAAGAGATAGTTAAACTTATTGTAAGTGAATGGATATTTTTTAAGTATATAATGTATTAGCTCTTCAAGCTGTACTTACTTAAATATGATACTATTCAAGGTTAACTATCTCTTTTAACTTTTAAATTCTATAATTTTACAAATTTTATTCAATAATTATGTGTATTTGTCTATACATGTATATTATTAAATGTGATATAATTTACTATATAAACTAATACAATGAATAATCTAAATAATACATAACACACTAATAATAGAAAAAAGTTTCAAGCTAAATTTATATATTTTTATAATAAACTACATAAATTTATATTGATTAAATTAATGTGGCGTTAGGTGGTGATTAAATGAATAGTTTCATCAATAGGAATATTCTAAACAAAAAAGTAACTTTAAATTTAATTATTTTTTCTTTAATTATATTTTTTTTATCAATTATTTCATCATTGCGTTTTAAAGAAGATTATAAAATCAAATATATTGATGATAATGCAATAACCTTAGCAAATAATTGGAATTTAGAAAATTCTTTTAACAATATTAAAACCATTGTAAACTTTCCTATGAATCTTAAATATCATCACAATACTACTTATTCTTTTTCTAAAATATTAGATGAAGATTTAGATGAAGACTCTGACATGTTATGTTTACGTATTGGCTTTTCTAATGTAAATGTATACTTAGATGATAACTTAATTTATAGTTCTGCTTTTTCAGATTATGAAAAATTCAAAAACAAAGGTAACAATACATTACATATGATACCTTTAGACTCTAATATTAAATATAAAGAACTTAAATTTGTAGTTGAAATGAAATCAAACTTTTCATTGCCTTATGATATCAAACCACCAATTATAGGAAATGAAACTTCTATAATTCATAGTTTAATTTCTTCTCAAGTATTAAATTATGTAATTATTTTTTTGCTTATAACTTTCACTTTATCAATATTTGTTATATCAGCAATTGCATTTTATAAAAACAAAAATAATATATTTCATTTGTTATATATAGGCATCTTTGCATTGCTATCTTCTATATATGCAATTTCAGAAATAAATATTATGCAAATATTGATTCCAAATACTTATTTGCTTAACAATCTAACATTTATGCCTTTAATGTTAGTTGGTATTCCAATAGTAATGATAATGATAGAAACTACAAATAAAAAATATACAAAGCCATTATTAATAACTACTTATTCAATGATTATTAATTTCATTATCCAATCATTGCTAACTTTATTTGGCATATTAGATTTAAGAAGTATGTTAATTAGCTCTCACATATTAATAATGATCAATGGTATATTATCACTTTATATTATGATTCTATCTTGGCATGATAGGTCTTTTAGTAGCAAGTGTTTTACTATTTCAATAGTTCCTATGATATTAGGTACATCAATAGATATAATATTATTTTATCTTCATATACCTCATTATTACGGTATATTATTTCAAATAGGTGTTTTAATATTCATAGTAATACAATTATGGTATGTTATTAATAAGTACTTTAATTATTATAAATTATCAATAAAATCTAGTGTTTATGAAAAAATGGCTTTTACAGATACTATTACGAATCTTGAAAACAGAGCTGCTTTTGAAAAAAAGATTACTTTTATAGATAAGAATATAAATGATTTTTCTTCAATTTGGTGTATATCTATGGATTTAAATAATTTAAAATTTGTCAATGATAACCTAGGTCACGCTAGTGGAGACACAGTTATAACTTCATTTTCTAAAATTTTAAAGGATACTTTTAATAGTATTGGTAATTCCTATCGTACAGGTGGAGATGAATTTATTGTTATTGTAAATGATATTTCTAAAAGTTCATTAGAATGTAAGATTTCTGATTTATATAATTCTATTAATAAATTTAACTCAAACTCCACTTTAAAAATAAGTGTAGCTTTAGGATATGATAATTTTAAAATTAATGAAGATAATAAAATAACTGATTTGATAACAAGGGCTGATAAATTAATGTATATAGATAAAAAAGAAACAAAAAAAAATTTACCTAATAAATATTTATTTTAATATATTGTGTAATAATAAAGTGTTTATACTATACTTTAAAAAGTAGAAAATGGATAATTAAAACAAATTCTAACTATTCACTTTCTACTTTTTTAATTTTTATCTAAAGCATAATATACCTTTATATTTTAGTATTACTTCGGACTGCAAAAGTTCCATAATTGCACATCCAGTTTTCTATTATATATACAGCTGATATTACTTTTCTATATAATTCATAACATTTTTTACAACTAAATTTATTGTTCCATCACCATTTCTTTGAATTTCAAATTTACTCTCATCATGATATACTTCTTCATTTAAATATATATCGATTTGTTTATCTATATTTAATCTAACTCTTTTTAATTTTTTTTCTACCCAAGTCTTATCTACTACTACTTCTTCATCTAAGCCTTTTCCTTTAACAAAACTAGAAAAATTAACTTTTTCTTCTGAGTTATCCTTAAAAAGTTCTTTTGATAATTCATCTATATTAATACTATCTTCTTCTTTTAATTTACTTTTAACTGTTGTTCTAATTTCCTCTGCCTTTGATGCATCATTAGCTATATTTTTTCTAGTCCAATCCTCTGTAGCTTTTAAAAATGTCTTTGTCATATCTCTTTCATTAGTCATAACTTTAGCATATAAAAAATCATTAACAAAATAATTTATTCCAAGTTCATTATCTTCCTTACTTTTTCTTTGTTTATCTAATATCATTAAGTTAAATCTATCGTCCTCTCTAAAAGGTTTTATGAATGCCGCTTTTTGTATTTTTTGACCTCCACCTGGAAGTCCAGCACTTTGAGGTACTATTCCTATTCCTATTTTTTCATCTATAAACTGAATTTCATGTGTGAAATTCTTTATGTAATCCAATTTAAGAACACCTATCATAGGTCCCTTATCTGTAGTTATTGATACTATTATCAAATCACATGATTCTATATTTTCATCCATCTGCATAATTACAAATAATTGTCTTGCCAATTTTTTTGATAAACTAATAAAATCGTCATCTATTCCATTTAAATAATCTTGTACAGATTCTCTAACACTATTAGTCCCTTGAATAAATACACCTGATTTTAATTCTTCATCCTTAAAACATTTTTCTAAGTGCTTATATAAGTATTTATATATCTCATCATTTAATTCCAATGTAAACTCATTTAAAACAGGTTCTGATGCATTTCTATCCAATATATGTATTACCGCTTCATTTATATTAATTTCATTTATATATTCCATAATTATCTACTCCCTATATAATTAATTATTAGCATAAATATCAAAATAATTCTTATGATACTAGCATTACTCAGAATTATATTATAACATTAAATTATAAAACTAGATTTTTAAAACTAGTTTTTTAAAACATAAATTTTAATTTGCATTAAAATTTTAATATAGGAGGAATATATATGCAAGAAATTGAAACTAGAATTATGGATATAGATATAGACAATATTAGAAAACTTCTTATAGACAATGGAGCAGAAAATATAAAAAAAGAAGATCAAATTAATGATATTTATGACTTTGAGGATGGAAAACTTTTAAGTAATAAAGGATATGCTCGTATAAGAACAGTAACTGACAACATAAATAATAAAGTAGTTTATTATATGACAACAAAGAAAATGCTTTCACAAGAACGCTTTAAAGTCATGGAAGAAAATGAAGTTATAGTTAATGATAAAAAAATGGCAGAAGGTATTTTTAAATCTTTAGGATTGAAATTAAAAGAATCTAATAAAAAATATAGAGAAAGTTATAAAATATTTGATTCGTTAGTTGAAATAGATATAAACGAAAAGAAATTTTGTCCTTTTCCATATTTAGAAATAGAAACAACTTCTGAAAAAAATTTAGATAAAGTAGTTAAATTGCTAGGTTATACTCTAGAAGATACTACTTCTCAAACGATTTACGATATTTTAAAAGAAAGAGGTTTCACACCAAATTCTCCTAAAGGAATTTAAAAAATAAAAGTCCAAGATGTTAAATATCATCATCTTGGACTTATTTTTGGATCTGTTTAACTATATATCAAAACCATACTAAAACACAACCTTAATTTTTTATTACACTTAAAATTTCATTTTGTTCTTTTTCTACGTCTGGTACATAGCTCTTTAATAATGTGAAGTTTCCTATTAATTCATATTCTCCCATAGTTGCAGGTATAAATATACTATCTCCCATAGCTATCTTTTCTTCGCCATTTTTATATTTTATAGTTCCGCATCCATCTACACACGTAAATAAATAAAATCTATTTATATCACTTTCTTCTTTTGCATAACTATTTATTTCATATTTTTGAATTGTAAAATAATCACTTAAGCAAAGATAAGTTTTTTTATAATTTTCATTTTCTATTAAAATTCCTTTTGAGTTCTTTCCTTCTAATGAAAAATCAATAACATCTAAGGCCTTCTCTACGTGTATTTCCCTACCTCTATTATAATCATAAACTCTATATGTAATATCGCTACTTTGTTGAATTTCTGCTATTAAAACACCTTCACATATCGCATGAACTAAACCACTTTGTACATAGAAAAAGTCACCTTTTTTAACAGGTATTTTATTTAAATATTTATCTAAATTTCCATCTTTAATGGCTTTTTTAAATATTTCTTTATCACAATCCTTTGTGCCAACTATTAAGCTTGCGTTTTCTTCAGCATCAATAACATACCATGCTTCAGTTTTACCAAACTCATTTTCTACCCTATTTGCATATTCATCATTTGGATGAACTTGAACTGATAGTTTATCTCCAGATGTAATTAATTTAATTAATAAAGGAAATTTTTCTATATCTATTTTTTCGCCAATAAGTTTTTCTTTAAATTTAT
This genomic interval carries:
- a CDS encoding sensor domain-containing diguanylate cyclase gives rise to the protein MNSFINRNILNKKVTLNLIIFSLIIFFLSIISSLRFKEDYKIKYIDDNAITLANNWNLENSFNNIKTIVNFPMNLKYHHNTTYSFSKILDEDLDEDSDMLCLRIGFSNVNVYLDDNLIYSSAFSDYEKFKNKGNNTLHMIPLDSNIKYKELKFVVEMKSNFSLPYDIKPPIIGNETSIIHSLISSQVLNYVIIFLLITFTLSIFVISAIAFYKNKNNIFHLLYIGIFALLSSIYAISEINIMQILIPNTYLLNNLTFMPLMLVGIPIVMIMIETTNKKYTKPLLITTYSMIINFIIQSLLTLFGILDLRSMLISSHILIMINGILSLYIMILSWHDRSFSSKCFTISIVPMILGTSIDIILFYLHIPHYYGILFQIGVLIFIVIQLWYVINKYFNYYKLSIKSSVYEKMAFTDTITNLENRAAFEKKITFIDKNINDFSSIWCISMDLNNLKFVNDNLGHASGDTVITSFSKILKDTFNSIGNSYRTGGDEFIVIVNDISKSSLECKISDLYNSINKFNSNSTLKISVALGYDNFKINEDNKITDLITRADKLMYIDKKETKKNLPNKYLF
- a CDS encoding class IV adenylate cyclase, with amino-acid sequence MQEIETRIMDIDIDNIRKLLIDNGAENIKKEDQINDIYDFEDGKLLSNKGYARIRTVTDNINNKVVYYMTTKKMLSQERFKVMEENEVIVNDKKMAEGIFKSLGLKLKESNKKYRESYKIFDSLVEIDINEKKFCPFPYLEIETTSEKNLDKVVKLLGYTLEDTTSQTIYDILKERGFTPNSPKGI
- the argF gene encoding ornithine carbamoyltransferase; this encodes MKKDLLKMDDLSKEEILEILNLADQLKYEQKHGIEHKHLKGKSLGMIFEKSSTRTRVSFEVGMYQLGGNALFLSNRDLQIGRGEPIEDTARVLSRFLNGIMIRTFSQDGIETLAKYSSIPIINGLTDDEHPCQVLADLMTIREYKNILEGLNVAFIGDGNNMANSLMIGCLKVGMNFSIASPKDYTVNETYLSRAKEIAKKECVNLKSTTSPFEAAKDADVIITDVWASMGQEEEQTLRIKAFNGFQINDKLMNFAKSNAIVLHCLPAHREEEITAKVLEEHSKEIFDESENRLHAQKAVLVKFMK
- a CDS encoding nucleoid-associated protein, which gives rise to MEYINEININEAVIHILDRNASEPVLNEFTLELNDEIYKYLYKHLEKCFKDEELKSGVFIQGTNSVRESVQDYLNGIDDDFISLSKKLARQLFVIMQMDENIESCDLIIVSITTDKGPMIGVLKLDYIKNFTHEIQFIDEKIGIGIVPQSAGLPGGGQKIQKAAFIKPFREDDRFNLMILDKQRKSKEDNELGINYFVNDFLYAKVMTNERDMTKTFLKATEDWTRKNIANDASKAEEIRTTVKSKLKEEDSINIDELSKELFKDNSEEKVNFSSFVKGKGLDEEVVVDKTWVEKKLKRVRLNIDKQIDIYLNEEVYHDESKFEIQRNGDGTINLVVKNVMNYIEK
- a CDS encoding type I phosphomannose isomerase catalytic subunit, whose translation is MYPIKFKNLYYDRIWGGNALKKFRDNIPDGVIGESWDVACHPNGIGEVENGNLKGKKFDEIINKFKEKLIGEKIDIEKFPLLIKLITSGDKLSVQVHPNDEYANRVENEFGKTEAWYVIDAEENASLIVGTKDCDKEIFKKAIKDGNLDKYLNKIPVKKGDFFYVQSGLVHAICEGVLIAEIQQSSDITYRVYDYNRGREIHVEKALDVIDFSLEGKNSKGILIENENYKKTYLCLSDYFTIQKYEINSYAKEESDINRFYLFTCVDGCGTIKYKNGEEKIAMGDSIFIPATMGEYELIGNFTLLKSYVPDVEKEQNEILSVIKN